A section of the Candidatus Manganitrophus noduliformans genome encodes:
- a CDS encoding tetratricopeptide repeat protein translates to MSRRISRYLPYIISILFVLSPILRNKCYSEELPLHTFEKGVEALQKGDLQSAEEIFRAVLKGDPENPFVYFNLGSIFAATRRIDLALTVLNRAVELKPDLVAAHIRLAEIYESQGNLEEALREYEEAYLYLTDSSPLQETTILARLENIEKTVHFRENWNRGINFFRNGNYQAAENAFRTVLTVQANNALAHYWLGTVLGVQNRFDEAIESFKTSLRLRPNMTDSRIRLAELYELKGDLLEARVEVERALFFIEDRDGPEVQSLEEKLNAIEDQLEVNTYIDQALIQADNNNIDGAISTLQSLFKINPNQALAYFNLGNLWARKNRIDLAETSFKRAIEIQPNYSEAHQRLGQIYEMVGYFNRAKTEYQKAQAPLQRNDRHRTELDHFVARVEQQIKFADESARELYEESQKLLQEGKAEEAITKLEQAISIRPEDSDLHYKLGHLYRQNGKIDLAINEMLGVLEFNPGHVQARQQLGEMYQEKGYLYQALKMLKDAGALLVSDEIRLHLQSLAEKLSKIESETVLLVRKAEEESAGGKWTAATETLKRALSIVPDDIRIRLKLALLYIKLGNTTEAYRELNSISLQDPSTGEEQYHLGLLYFSAGQWEDAKRAYDLALKAKALPEALRSKIQTELERVKRKAKNEIEARRYFNRGNRYMNEQDYRSAIESFEKVVLFYPSDVASLYFIGSSYESLGEDDQARRYYKRVLAINPMNIQANQRLSFLYEKEGRIEKAIQTYRNTLEFLGEGDSPDVLWTRGRLSPLEKRYTINLSQVILGYDSNPSGASNEGGDISSSLGLTFNYYLKKDRRLQIPIGLSTQNTVFFRTNTVFSSETFSISATTFQDPYSLSFEYNFYLGIARGGPTSRGQTGILSIYRRGHTPSVLGFVYSYDDFYSYDRESNDAVRHRIRISAVQNWELNSLNASYSYFDNDTNLSDQAYQSHGVGVSYSRPFLENAARGSISYNLEMKEFKNPDSFLGSSAFRRNLLHSFTLTALYFLQESLSLGLSYTDLRNQSNLPAAVFVTAEQRLSGQAESLGSFREKIYNLFMNWSF, encoded by the coding sequence TTGAGTAGACGAATATCCCGTTACCTGCCATATATTATTTCTATCCTGTTCGTTTTATCCCCCATATTAAGAAACAAGTGTTATTCCGAAGAATTACCTCTCCATACTTTTGAAAAAGGGGTTGAAGCCCTTCAAAAAGGGGACCTTCAATCAGCGGAAGAGATTTTTCGTGCAGTTTTGAAAGGTGATCCTGAAAATCCATTCGTTTATTTTAATTTAGGGAGTATTTTCGCTGCGACACGACGAATAGACCTGGCTTTGACGGTACTGAATCGAGCTGTTGAATTAAAGCCGGACCTCGTTGCTGCCCATATTCGTCTCGCTGAAATTTATGAGAGTCAGGGAAATCTTGAAGAAGCTCTGAGAGAGTATGAAGAGGCATATCTTTATCTCACGGACAGTTCTCCTCTTCAAGAAACGACTATCCTAGCTCGTCTTGAAAATATAGAGAAGACGGTTCACTTCAGGGAAAATTGGAACCGTGGAATAAATTTTTTTCGGAACGGAAACTATCAAGCGGCGGAGAATGCTTTTCGAACCGTTCTTACAGTGCAGGCCAACAATGCTCTCGCACACTATTGGCTTGGAACTGTATTAGGCGTCCAAAATCGTTTCGATGAGGCAATTGAAAGTTTCAAGACATCACTGCGGCTAAGACCGAACATGACCGACTCCAGAATTCGGCTCGCAGAACTTTACGAATTGAAGGGAGATCTTTTAGAAGCGAGAGTGGAAGTGGAAAGGGCGCTCTTCTTTATAGAAGACCGGGATGGTCCTGAAGTGCAGTCTCTTGAGGAAAAGTTAAACGCGATTGAAGATCAGCTTGAGGTAAACACATACATCGACCAGGCCCTTATACAAGCTGATAACAACAATATTGATGGTGCTATTTCAACATTACAATCGTTGTTTAAGATTAATCCCAATCAGGCATTAGCTTATTTCAATCTTGGAAATCTATGGGCTCGAAAGAATCGGATTGATCTTGCAGAAACGTCTTTTAAGAGGGCAATTGAGATACAGCCGAACTATTCGGAGGCCCATCAGCGCCTCGGCCAAATTTATGAAATGGTCGGATATTTCAATCGTGCAAAAACGGAATATCAAAAAGCCCAGGCTCCCTTGCAGAGGAACGATCGGCACCGAACGGAATTGGATCACTTCGTTGCAAGGGTTGAACAACAGATAAAGTTTGCGGATGAATCCGCCCGTGAACTTTATGAAGAAAGTCAAAAGCTGCTCCAAGAAGGAAAAGCTGAAGAGGCGATTACAAAATTAGAACAAGCCATCTCCATTCGTCCCGAAGATTCAGATCTGCACTATAAGCTCGGTCATCTTTATCGGCAAAATGGAAAAATCGATTTGGCGATTAATGAGATGTTAGGAGTTCTCGAGTTCAATCCGGGGCATGTACAAGCTCGTCAACAGCTTGGGGAAATGTATCAAGAAAAAGGATATCTTTATCAAGCTTTAAAAATGTTAAAAGACGCCGGTGCGCTCCTTGTCTCAGACGAAATAAGATTGCATCTTCAGAGCCTTGCAGAAAAGCTTTCTAAAATCGAATCAGAAACAGTTCTTCTTGTCAGAAAGGCGGAAGAGGAGTCTGCGGGCGGAAAATGGACAGCTGCGACTGAAACGCTGAAGCGGGCATTGTCAATCGTGCCCGATGATATTCGGATAAGACTAAAGTTGGCTCTTCTTTATATAAAATTAGGTAATACGACAGAGGCATATAGAGAATTGAATAGCATATCGCTACAAGACCCATCAACTGGGGAGGAGCAATATCATCTTGGGCTTCTCTATTTTTCGGCCGGTCAATGGGAAGACGCCAAACGAGCCTATGATCTGGCATTAAAGGCAAAAGCATTGCCTGAAGCGCTCCGCTCGAAGATTCAAACCGAGTTGGAACGGGTGAAGCGAAAGGCCAAAAATGAGATTGAAGCAAGACGGTATTTCAATCGCGGGAATCGATATATGAACGAGCAGGATTATCGCAGTGCGATTGAATCGTTTGAAAAGGTGGTTCTTTTTTATCCTTCGGATGTCGCCAGTTTATATTTTATCGGTTCATCGTATGAAAGCCTTGGAGAGGATGATCAAGCACGCAGATATTATAAGAGGGTGTTAGCAATAAACCCGATGAACATCCAGGCCAATCAACGACTTTCTTTCCTTTACGAAAAAGAAGGGAGAATTGAGAAAGCCATTCAAACATACCGCAATACGTTGGAGTTTTTAGGGGAGGGGGATTCTCCGGATGTGCTCTGGACGAGAGGGCGGCTCTCTCCTCTTGAAAAGCGATATACGATTAATCTAAGCCAGGTCATTTTAGGTTATGACAGTAATCCAAGCGGTGCATCAAATGAGGGGGGGGATATCTCTTCGTCCCTAGGGCTCACATTTAATTATTACCTTAAAAAAGACAGACGTTTACAAATACCGATCGGACTCAGCACCCAGAATACTGTTTTTTTTAGAACGAATACGGTCTTTAGCAGCGAGACCTTTTCAATTTCCGCAACCACGTTTCAAGATCCTTATTCTTTATCTTTTGAATATAACTTTTATTTGGGTATCGCCAGGGGAGGACCGACCAGCAGAGGACAAACCGGTATTCTGAGCATTTACAGAAGAGGCCATACACCTTCGGTGTTGGGATTTGTCTACAGCTATGATGATTTTTATTCATATGATCGCGAGAGCAACGATGCTGTCCGTCATAGAATCAGAATAAGCGCTGTTCAGAACTGGGAACTTAACAGCCTCAATGCTTCATATAGCTATTTTGATAATGATACCAATCTGAGTGACCAAGCCTATCAGTCTCACGGAGTCGGGGTTTCGTATAGCCGGCCATTTCTAGAAAATGCTGCGAGGGGAAGTATTTCTTATAACCTGGAGATGAAAGAATTCAAGAATCCTGATTCTTTTCTAGGAAGTTCTGCTTTTCGGAGAAATCTTCTCCACTCATTTACTCTAACCGCTCTCTATTTCCTTCAGGAGAGCTTATCCCTCGGACTCAGTTATACCGACCTAAGAAATCAATCGAACCTTCCAGCTGCCGTTTTTGTAACTGCGGAACAAAGACTATCGGGGCAAGCAGAATCCTTAGGAAGCTTCAGGGAGAAGATATATAATTTATTTATGAACTGGTCTTTTTAA
- a CDS encoding DUF1302 family protein — protein MPGLYIQIISSPKTAYRFLRVLIVSLLWLAFIFILSRGIVFAQDVEDIFPSIKTLEQNEKPTPPPPETEKGTQDRIEKPAAPPSPLFNRLLEKISDDLTWGGYLRNETSFRYVSPTGFDKILNILHLEGRYRLAPRIQVAGRLRAFYDAVYNVESIDVISPRKGPDTLLVANVTEPDQVRGLDPNNVRDVHIVKSRIELKELYLDINFQNFDLRIGRQIVRWGVVEGARVTDEINPLDFYELILRDIDDRYIPLFMIKGDLYLGSNTFEGIIIPEVRGHRPAPKGSQWEQFRLLPNLEKPEQPYEDFPNNIENTEIALKYTRVFSGFELSASYFYTWDDFPSSFRSIAGSGEFALAPTVDFIPKYNRLHIYGTTYSKTFPGFVFNAEAAYVDGKVFGARFGDGSSVQEGEIQKNYVKYAVGLDLYILGMDVSPAAIQQYIIDYDHNIIQDRVDTVGAVFIRKEFIHNLWTGNLLVLYFFNDEDWLIRPRTFYNITDRLRVSFGVDIFEGKIGTGLPGEFHFVGFFDNNDRIFWDITYSF, from the coding sequence ATGCCAGGTTTGTATATACAAATAATAAGTAGCCCCAAAACAGCATATCGTTTCCTGCGTGTGCTGATCGTTTCCCTTCTATGGCTTGCGTTTATTTTCATCCTATCTCGAGGAATTGTATTCGCACAAGATGTCGAGGACATCTTTCCCAGCATTAAGACTCTCGAACAAAATGAGAAACCGACTCCACCTCCACCTGAAACTGAAAAGGGGACACAAGATCGCATAGAAAAACCGGCAGCGCCTCCTTCCCCTCTCTTTAATCGGCTTTTAGAGAAAATAAGCGATGATCTAACCTGGGGCGGGTACCTTCGAAATGAGACCTCATTTCGGTATGTTTCTCCCACCGGTTTTGACAAAATCCTCAACATTCTTCATCTGGAGGGGCGTTATCGTCTCGCTCCAAGGATTCAAGTTGCTGGACGACTCCGCGCATTTTACGACGCGGTTTACAACGTGGAAAGTATCGATGTCATCAGCCCCAGAAAAGGTCCCGACACGCTCCTCGTCGCCAATGTAACAGAGCCTGATCAGGTCCGCGGACTCGACCCCAACAATGTTCGAGACGTTCATATCGTCAAGTCTCGGATTGAATTAAAAGAGCTTTATCTCGACATCAATTTCCAGAATTTTGATCTCCGGATCGGAAGACAGATCGTCCGTTGGGGGGTTGTTGAAGGGGCTCGCGTCACAGACGAGATTAATCCGCTCGATTTTTATGAGTTGATTCTCAGGGATATTGATGACCGATATATTCCTCTCTTCATGATCAAAGGGGATCTCTACCTGGGGTCCAATACGTTTGAAGGAATTATTATCCCGGAGGTCCGGGGCCACCGTCCGGCTCCCAAAGGAAGCCAGTGGGAGCAATTCAGATTGCTTCCAAACCTTGAAAAGCCGGAGCAACCTTATGAGGATTTTCCAAACAACATCGAAAACACGGAAATCGCCTTAAAGTATACCCGCGTCTTCTCCGGTTTCGAACTCTCGGCGAGTTACTTCTACACATGGGACGATTTTCCTTCTTCTTTCCGGTCTATTGCCGGTTCAGGGGAATTCGCCCTTGCTCCGACTGTCGACTTTATCCCTAAATATAACCGTCTTCATATTTATGGGACGACTTATTCAAAGACCTTTCCGGGATTTGTATTCAATGCGGAAGCGGCCTACGTCGATGGAAAAGTATTCGGCGCTCGGTTTGGAGATGGATCATCGGTTCAAGAAGGGGAAATTCAAAAAAATTATGTGAAGTATGCGGTCGGACTCGATCTCTATATTTTAGGGATGGATGTTTCTCCCGCCGCGATCCAGCAATACATTATCGATTATGATCATAACATCATTCAGGACAGAGTCGATACGGTCGGGGCCGTTTTTATCCGCAAAGAATTTATTCACAACCTTTGGACGGGTAATCTTCTTGTACTTTACTTTTTTAACGACGAGGACTGGTTGATTCGGCCCCGAACATTTTATAACATCACTGATCGCCTCCGTGTCTCCTTCGGAGTCGATATCTTTGAAGGAAAAATCGGAACCGGTCTCCCGGGAGAATTCCACTTTGTCGGATTTTTCGATAACAACGACCGAATTTTTTGGGATATCACTTATAGCTTCTAA
- a CDS encoding FG-GAP-like repeat-containing protein: MRTLVTWFINFIALAFVGCNSQTFPGGPGSTGIRDVPFSETYLFDFKTGAGPISRGNPDGNLQIISAADLLTLLAAAQDQQLLGLGTVSGLVLSNGSPVQDIALKVTDADGNLLAIRMEGKKVGNNLVLPDGFICPAENISFDNICIKGSVYYNSPGGVPDFSNNRGTSVAGTYTIFNLPPGEVYLWASRGGRGSARIKVFANKISVGKLQVIPIAISTVGVTGSVIEAKDESTAVPEATVSVLGTTDPGLTTTSDANGLYSFISIGTNGNYLLNVSKSGYWDSYHSLNTTPFQAATNIQDVTKTVSTYSNSYIAEIASEGGVPVDPDKGIITGRVTGGDGTPQHCAKLSVRDAAGNDLSASGTVIVYVDGSRGSCEVTSDTDQTSTNGLFFIYNVPPGEIFVSYFTKVTLGSGGATSSSSGGMIVPSFPGVVFVQNVTNSGTNTAQDLSGSIIDAASSASVSGAQLTFLGITPQTYSSDSAGDYEVDDTLIGGRAYRAKISEAGHADTYEIFTMTDTETKQNFIISPPSTTTNPALGEIYTLLIDQGTGQTAENVTLRITDLNGNPIAGGEITSSDGIFRIPNVPPGMVNLSVISGEDSGNATLYVYPNGVTYFEFVMTKVIPSRVTVSGTIKDSAGASVVGSQWRAVGRSDVISADGNGDYQGTLESFGRFIIKTEKDGSYDTYNFFPRTGVLSSKNLDLFSISRAQIGDAATQAGIAQSSANGLIVGTTIRSSFSQEISSTALGAGPHAAALGFFNQDAILDIAITNPGTPGTVTVLFGSESVDGAFGNPSIITDGIEDNPSAIAVADFDGNGSADLVITNRDDDSITVLRGDKNGNFVAVDKPIVDAEQQEINPHPLSAPIAVVAGFFDSDTFADIAVVNEGDNSVIVLLGNGNGTFHPIVQNTSIVQNGVENAPKAIIAGDFNQDQRMDMAISNSGSGTITVLLGSTDGTFQPLSDPNTGSPISVSVGSGSQPESMALVDLNSDARLDLAVIDKNTDVLTIFIGNTSGGFDRLADANQNFVPSIAIGNDPSSISVGEFNGDGRADLAITRQADNSVLVLFGNGDGTFTLSDPIALEAPLTTPEKILLSDQDRDGLFDLVVVGSHIGTLLGRENPVGGISLEARDMNGARVGEVRYLDSAGQVDESLSATSAGVGFNGGFVIFNVPPGLVIVRATNGGVGNNILDSIPDAVSYTKLRALSLLPSVVSINGVTYDPVGPPPAGVPVGAVNIQVLGMDVQTKSDANSGSYSFDIDANGEYIVRLCWDLPGQPCQ; this comes from the coding sequence ATGCGTACGCTCGTTACATGGTTTATCAATTTTATAGCCCTTGCTTTTGTCGGTTGCAATTCGCAAACCTTCCCCGGCGGGCCCGGATCGACCGGTATTCGTGATGTTCCCTTTTCAGAGACCTATCTTTTCGACTTCAAAACGGGCGCCGGCCCAATCTCCAGAGGCAATCCCGACGGCAATCTTCAAATCATCTCTGCCGCCGATCTTTTAACCCTCCTTGCAGCGGCTCAGGACCAGCAGTTACTCGGCCTCGGCACGGTGAGTGGACTCGTGCTTTCCAATGGAAGTCCTGTTCAAGACATTGCATTAAAAGTGACCGATGCAGATGGGAATCTTCTGGCGATTCGGATGGAAGGGAAAAAGGTGGGGAATAATCTTGTGCTTCCGGATGGGTTCATCTGCCCCGCAGAGAATATCTCGTTTGATAATATCTGCATCAAGGGAAGCGTTTACTACAACAGTCCGGGAGGGGTTCCCGATTTCTCGAATAACAGGGGGACTTCCGTCGCCGGGACATACACAATTTTCAACCTTCCTCCGGGAGAAGTCTATTTGTGGGCATCGCGGGGAGGAAGAGGCAGTGCCCGTATCAAAGTCTTTGCCAATAAAATCTCCGTCGGAAAGCTTCAAGTTATTCCGATCGCCATTTCGACCGTCGGCGTCACCGGAAGCGTGATTGAGGCGAAGGATGAATCGACAGCCGTTCCTGAGGCAACCGTATCTGTCTTGGGGACAACGGATCCGGGATTAACGACCACCAGCGATGCAAACGGCCTTTATTCATTTATCTCCATCGGGACCAATGGTAATTACCTCTTAAATGTAAGTAAATCGGGTTATTGGGATTCATACCATTCTCTGAACACAACTCCTTTCCAAGCGGCGACCAATATTCAAGATGTTACAAAAACCGTATCCACTTATTCGAACAGTTACATTGCCGAGATTGCCTCTGAGGGAGGAGTTCCGGTCGATCCCGATAAAGGGATTATCACCGGACGAGTGACCGGAGGAGATGGAACGCCGCAACATTGTGCCAAACTCTCTGTCAGGGATGCGGCTGGAAATGATCTTTCTGCATCCGGCACAGTGATTGTTTATGTCGATGGGTCTCGCGGCAGTTGTGAGGTTACAAGCGATACCGATCAAACCTCCACGAATGGACTTTTCTTTATTTATAACGTTCCGCCCGGAGAAATATTTGTAAGCTATTTCACAAAAGTGACCCTTGGATCGGGAGGGGCCACCAGCAGCTCCAGCGGCGGAATGATCGTTCCCTCTTTTCCGGGGGTGGTATTTGTACAAAACGTCACGAACTCGGGAACAAATACCGCTCAAGACCTCTCCGGAAGCATTATCGATGCAGCCAGCTCGGCCTCGGTATCCGGGGCGCAATTAACCTTCTTGGGGATCACCCCCCAAACATACTCAAGTGATTCAGCGGGCGACTATGAGGTTGATGATACACTTATTGGCGGAAGAGCATACCGGGCCAAAATATCAGAAGCCGGACATGCCGATACCTATGAAATCTTCACCATGACCGATACAGAGACAAAACAAAATTTTATCATTAGCCCGCCTTCCACTACGACGAATCCTGCCCTGGGAGAAATCTACACACTCTTAATCGATCAGGGAACGGGCCAGACGGCTGAGAATGTGACCCTGAGGATTACTGATCTCAATGGAAATCCAATTGCAGGGGGGGAAATTACCTCATCCGATGGCATTTTCCGTATTCCCAATGTGCCTCCCGGGATGGTGAATCTCTCTGTCATCTCCGGGGAAGACTCCGGTAATGCGACTCTTTATGTCTATCCAAACGGGGTGACCTATTTCGAATTCGTCATGACAAAAGTCATCCCGTCACGGGTGACTGTCTCAGGGACAATAAAGGATTCAGCAGGCGCCTCCGTCGTCGGGTCTCAATGGAGGGCCGTTGGCAGGAGTGATGTCATCTCGGCGGATGGTAATGGCGATTATCAGGGAACCTTGGAATCTTTTGGCCGGTTTATCATCAAGACGGAAAAAGACGGTTCCTACGACACCTATAATTTTTTCCCTCGCACCGGGGTACTCAGCTCAAAGAATCTCGATCTTTTCTCCATCTCTCGTGCACAGATCGGTGACGCGGCAACCCAAGCAGGAATTGCACAGAGCAGCGCCAACGGGTTGATTGTCGGGACGACGATTCGGAGCAGTTTTTCCCAAGAGATTTCTTCGACAGCCCTTGGAGCGGGCCCTCACGCCGCCGCGCTTGGGTTTTTTAATCAAGATGCCATTCTGGACATCGCGATTACAAATCCGGGAACGCCTGGAACAGTGACCGTGCTTTTTGGATCGGAAAGTGTGGACGGTGCCTTCGGTAATCCCAGCATCATTACCGATGGAATTGAAGATAATCCTTCCGCAATTGCCGTGGCGGATTTTGATGGAAATGGAAGCGCGGATTTGGTGATTACAAATCGAGACGACGATTCGATCACTGTCCTCAGGGGGGATAAGAATGGGAACTTCGTTGCTGTTGATAAACCGATCGTCGATGCCGAGCAGCAGGAAATAAACCCCCACCCACTGAGTGCCCCTATTGCGGTGGTTGCAGGTTTTTTTGATTCAGACACTTTCGCGGATATCGCTGTTGTGAATGAAGGAGACAACTCCGTGATTGTCTTGTTGGGCAACGGGAACGGCACTTTCCACCCCATTGTCCAGAATACCAGCATCGTTCAAAATGGAGTCGAAAATGCGCCGAAGGCGATTATCGCCGGCGATTTCAATCAGGACCAGCGGATGGATATGGCCATTTCTAATTCAGGAAGCGGAACAATCACCGTTTTGCTGGGAAGCACCGATGGAACTTTCCAACCGTTGAGCGACCCAAACACCGGTTCACCAATCTCCGTCTCGGTCGGAAGCGGCAGTCAACCCGAGTCCATGGCGTTAGTGGATCTTAACTCCGACGCCCGTTTGGATTTGGCCGTTATCGACAAAAACACAGATGTCCTAACAATCTTCATCGGGAATACCAGCGGAGGGTTCGATCGGTTAGCCGATGCAAATCAGAACTTCGTTCCGTCCATTGCGATAGGAAATGACCCTTCCTCTATCAGCGTCGGGGAGTTCAACGGGGATGGGCGGGCGGATTTGGCCATCACGCGTCAGGCCGATAATTCTGTTTTGGTCCTCTTTGGGAACGGGGACGGGACATTCACTCTTTCCGACCCGATTGCACTCGAGGCGCCGTTGACAACGCCGGAGAAAATTTTACTTTCCGACCAGGACAGAGATGGGCTCTTTGATCTTGTCGTTGTTGGCTCTCATATTGGGACCTTATTGGGACGTGAGAATCCGGTCGGAGGTATCTCGCTGGAAGCACGGGATATGAATGGGGCAAGGGTCGGAGAGGTTCGCTACCTGGATAGTGCGGGGCAAGTTGATGAGAGTCTGAGCGCGACTTCCGCCGGGGTTGGATTTAACGGTGGATTTGTTATTTTTAACGTTCCGCCCGGACTGGTTATCGTCCGTGCGACTAATGGGGGAGTGGGGAATAACATCCTCGATTCGATTCCGGATGCAGTCTCTTATACGAAGCTTCGGGCGCTTTCACTGTTGCCCTCTGTGGTGTCGATTAACGGGGTTACCTATGACCCTGTGGGACCGCCGCCCGCCGGTGTTCCCGTCGGAGCGGTCAATATCCAGGTGTTGGGAATGGATGTGCAAACAAAATCGGATGCGAACTCCGGGAGTTATTCATTCGATATCGATGCAAACGGCGAATATATCGTAAGATTGTGTTGGGACCTTCCTGGTCAACCCTGCCAATAA
- a CDS encoding metal ABC transporter substrate-binding protein, with the protein MKKTILGIFALIFLGAAPSWAKLNIVTSFPQDAAIVKAIAQDKADVKSLTLASQDPHAIQLKPNLAVMLNRADLLIVNGQDMELAWLPTALTNARNSEILEGAPGYLNPSEGVELIPYSPEELLSTPFFTTNIIAGTQSAGGGQVSVVRGNHHYWLDPANGLIVAQNIANKLAEIDPRNADFYQANLTQFQSALKERIAKWDAMMEPFKGTPLVSYHRDWIYLIKRHGLKHAGYIEPRETIPPSAAEMASLIQKMKAQKIPLIVTSPWQNLRLPKEVAKQTGATHLVLPSSVGEDVGVKDYFDLFEVVYGKLTDTLKGIQ; encoded by the coding sequence ATGAAAAAGACCATTTTGGGAATCTTCGCTTTAATCTTTTTGGGAGCCGCTCCGTCTTGGGCAAAGCTGAATATCGTGACCAGCTTTCCCCAAGATGCCGCGATTGTGAAAGCGATCGCACAGGATAAAGCCGACGTCAAGAGTCTCACGCTGGCGTCCCAGGACCCCCACGCCATCCAGCTGAAGCCGAATCTCGCGGTTATGCTCAATCGGGCGGATCTTCTAATCGTCAATGGTCAAGATATGGAGCTCGCCTGGCTTCCGACCGCGCTGACAAATGCCAGAAATTCTGAAATACTGGAAGGAGCGCCGGGCTATCTGAATCCGTCGGAGGGGGTCGAGCTCATCCCTTACTCCCCGGAAGAATTGTTGAGCACCCCCTTTTTCACAACCAATATTATCGCCGGAACGCAGTCGGCGGGGGGAGGGCAGGTATCGGTCGTTCGGGGGAATCACCACTATTGGCTCGATCCTGCGAACGGTCTGATTGTGGCCCAGAACATTGCCAATAAATTGGCCGAAATTGATCCGAGAAATGCGGACTTCTACCAAGCGAATCTAACCCAATTTCAGAGTGCCCTGAAAGAGCGGATCGCAAAGTGGGATGCGATGATGGAGCCATTCAAAGGGACCCCCCTGGTGAGTTACCACCGGGATTGGATTTACCTGATCAAACGTCATGGCTTAAAACACGCCGGCTACATTGAGCCGCGTGAGACCATTCCGCCCAGTGCCGCGGAGATGGCTTCCCTGATTCAGAAGATGAAAGCTCAAAAAATTCCTTTGATCGTCACCTCCCCGTGGCAGAATCTTCGTCTTCCGAAAGAAGTCGCAAAGCAAACCGGCGCAACCCATCTCGTTCTTCCCTCGTCGGTGGGGGAGGATGTCGGCGTGAAAGACTACTTCGACCTCTTTGAGGTGGTCTATGGTAAACTCACGGACACGTTGAAGGGTATTCAATGA
- a CDS encoding metal ABC transporter ATP-binding protein, whose amino-acid sequence MQVSAKDLTIGYRRTPILSEINVSIDRGDFWGVVGPNGAGKTTLVKTLLGIIPPLGGVVERAPGVRFGYVPQRGVIDDIFPVTVRDVVLMGRYPFLGLPGRLEKKDHDLAAHFIEKVGMTSQVNKPYRALSGGQKQRTLIARALAGEPDILVLDEPTDGMDIAGESTIMQLLLDLHKEARLSLVMITHMLNLISNYAHKLIIIHRENQTVKIGDTEMLLTNATLKEIYQLDIDAHLLHGHKYFFVHRHSDHDHPDRKGDHEHGGQGDHEHA is encoded by the coding sequence ATGCAGGTTTCAGCGAAAGATTTAACAATCGGCTATCGACGCACCCCGATTCTCTCTGAAATTAACGTCTCGATTGATCGCGGAGATTTCTGGGGGGTCGTCGGACCGAACGGGGCCGGCAAGACCACCCTTGTCAAGACACTCTTGGGAATTATTCCTCCCTTGGGAGGGGTGGTGGAACGGGCGCCCGGGGTCCGGTTCGGCTATGTCCCCCAACGGGGGGTGATCGATGACATCTTTCCGGTGACCGTCCGTGATGTGGTTCTGATGGGGCGATATCCATTTCTTGGACTGCCGGGTCGGCTGGAGAAGAAAGATCACGATCTTGCTGCACATTTCATCGAAAAGGTCGGGATGACGTCTCAGGTAAACAAACCGTATCGGGCGCTCTCAGGAGGACAGAAGCAACGAACACTCATCGCCCGTGCACTCGCAGGCGAGCCTGATATTTTGGTCTTAGATGAGCCGACCGATGGAATGGACATCGCCGGGGAGAGCACCATTATGCAGCTCCTCCTCGACCTTCACAAAGAGGCGAGGTTATCGTTGGTGATGATCACCCATATGCTTAATCTGATCTCGAATTATGCCCATAAGCTGATTATCATCCACCGTGAGAATCAGACGGTGAAAATCGGCGACACGGAGATGTTGCTGACGAACGCCACGCTCAAAGAGATCTATCAGCTCGATATCGACGCGCATCTCCTCCACGGACATAAGTACTTCTTCGTCCATCGCCACAGCGATCACGACCATCCCGATCGGAAGGGTGATCACGAACATGGCGGGCAGGGGGATCACGAACATGCTTGA